GGCAACCCGCGGGCCAAGATGCAGGGCATCAGGGACGGCTTCGTGAAGCTCTTCTGCCGCCCGGGCACCGGCATCGTGGTCGGTGGCGTGGTGGTCGCGCCGCGCGCCAGCGAGCTCATCCATTCGATCTCGCTCGCCGTGGACAACAACTTGACGGTCGAACAGGTGGCCGGCGCGTTCACCGTGTACCCGTCGCTCTCCGGTTCGACCGCGGAGGCCGCCCGCCAGCTCCACATCCGCAAGCGCGAGGGCTCGGACTCCTGACCTGCCGGGCGCAGTTGGGGCGGTCGCCGCGGCGGCCGCCCTTCGCGCACCACCCGCGCGGCCGAGCGTGCGCGGAGCCGCCGGCGGCGCGAATTGTACGGTCGCGCGCCGCTCGGAGGTGAGCGTTTCCGGCTACTGGCTGCAAACGCCTGAAAGCAGACGGTCATTCAGGTTACCGTCGGTTCCGTGTTTGCTGCAGAACGTCGCCAGTTGATCCTCGAAATGGTGCGCGCCAACGGAGCGGTCTCGCTCCGGGAGTTGGCCCGCGTCGTCCAGACCTCCGAAGTCACCGTCCGCCGAGACGTCCGGGCCCTGGAGGCCGAAGGGCTGCTCGACCGCCGGCACGGCGGGGCGGTGCTTCCCGGAGGCTTCAGCCGGGAGCCCGGTTACCCGCAGAAGACCCATCTCGCCGCGGCGGAGAAGAGCGCCATCGCCGACCTGGCCGCAGGCCTGGTCGAGGAGGGCGACGCCGTGGTCGTGGGCGCCGGCACCACCACCCAGGAGCTGGCCCGCCGGCTCGCCCGGGTGCCCGGCCTCACCGTGGTCACCAACTCGCTGCTGGTCGCCCAGGCGCTGGCGCACGCCAACCGGGTGGAGGTGGTGATGACCGGGGGCACCCTGCGCGGCTCCAACTACGCCCTGGTGGGCAGCGGCGCCGAGCAGTCGCTGGCCGGCCTGCGGGTGTCCAAGGCCTTCGTCTCGGGCAGCGGCCTGACCGCCGAGCGGGGCCTGTCCACCACCAACATGCTCTCGGCGAGCGTGGACCGGGCGCTGGTGCAGGCGGCGACGGAGGTGATCGTCCTCGCCGACCACACCAAGCTGGGTGCCGACACCATGTTCCAGACGGTGCCGACGGACGCCATCACCCGGCTGGTCACCGACGAGCAGTCCGCCGCCCAGGACCCGACCGCCCGGGAGCTGGACGCGCTCGCCGACTGCGGGGTGCAGATCTCGCTCGCCCCGCTCGGCACGCCCGCCGAGCCGACGGTGCACAGCGGCGGCCCGGCGCACCCGATGACACCGCACCAGGCGCAGCCCGGCGGCCCGCGCCGCCCGGGCCCGCCGGGCGCCCCGCTGCCCGGCCAGCGCCGCCCCGGCCACGCCCTGATCGCGCGCCCGCTGGCCACCGGCCGGCCCTGACGGCCCGCACGACGGCGGACGGCCGGCCCGCACACCCGAGGGGTGCGGACCGGCCGTCCGGGACGTGACGCGGGGTCAGTTGTCCTTGATTTCGCAGAGCGCCGCGCCGCTGCTGACGCTCGCGCCGACCTCGGCCTTCAGACCGACGATCGTGCCGGCCTTGTGGGCGTTGAGCGGCTGCTCCATCTTCATGGCCTCCAGGACGACGATCAGCTCGCCCTCCGCGACGACCTGGCCCTCCTCGACGGCGACCTTGACGATGGTGCCCTGCATCGGCGAGGCGAGCGTGTCGCCGCTGACCGCGGAGCCCGCCTTCTTCGCGCCGACGCGGCGCTTGGCGACCTTGGTGCCGCCGCCGGCCGCCGGGGCGCTCGCGACGCCCAGCGAGGACGGCAGCGAGACCTCGATCCGCTTGCCGCCGACCTCGACGACGACGGTCTCGCGGCCCTCGGCCTCGTCACCCTCGGCGCCCGCGCCGGCGAACGGCGGGATGGTGTTCTGGAACTCGGTCTCGATCCAGCGGGTGTAGACCGTGAACGGCGTGTCGCTGCCGTGCACCTCGGGCGCGAACGCCGGGTCGGTCACCACCGCGCGGTGGAACGGGATGGCGGTCGCCATGCCCTCGACCTTGAACTCCTCCAGCGCGCGGGCGGCACGCTGCAGGGCCTGCTGCCGGGTGGCGCCGGTGACGATCAGCTTGGCGAGCAGCGAGTCCCAGGCGGGGCCGATGACCGAGCCGGTCTCGACGCCGGCGTCCAGGCGCACGCCCGGGCCGGACGGCGGGGCGAACAGCGACACGGTGCCCGGGGCGGGCAGGAAGCCGCGGCCCGGGTCCTCGCCGTTGATCCGGAACTCGATCGAGTGGCCGCGGATCTCCGGGTCGTCGTAGCCGAGCTCCTCGCCGTCGGCGATCCGGAACATCTCGCGGACCAGGTCGATGCCGGTGACCTCCTCGGAGACCGGGTGCTCGACCTGCAGACGGGTGTTGACCTCCAGGAAGGAGATCAGGCCGTCCTGGGAGACCAGGAACTCGCAGGTGCCGGCGCCGACGTAGCCCGCCTCGCGGAGGATGGCCTTGGAGGCGCGGTACAGCTCGGCGTTCTGCTC
This genomic window from Streptomyces sp. TLI_235 contains:
- a CDS encoding DeoR family transcriptional regulator — protein: MFAAERRQLILEMVRANGAVSLRELARVVQTSEVTVRRDVRALEAEGLLDRRHGGAVLPGGFSREPGYPQKTHLAAAEKSAIADLAAGLVEEGDAVVVGAGTTTQELARRLARVPGLTVVTNSLLVAQALAHANRVEVVMTGGTLRGSNYALVGSGAEQSLAGLRVSKAFVSGSGLTAERGLSTTNMLSASVDRALVQAATEVIVLADHTKLGADTMFQTVPTDAITRLVTDEQSAAQDPTARELDALADCGVQISLAPLGTPAEPTVHSGGPAHPMTPHQAQPGGPRRPGPPGAPLPGQRRPGHALIARPLATGRP
- a CDS encoding biotin carboxyl carrier protein /biotin carboxylase, encoding MRKVLIANRGEIAVRVARACRDAGIASVAVYAEPDRDALHVRAADEAYALGGDTPATSYLDIAKVLKAAADSGADAVHPGYGFLSENADFAEAVIAAGLIWIGPPPQAIRDLGDKVTARHVAQRAGAPLVAGTPEPVSGADEVVAFATEHGLPVAIKAAYGGGGRGLKVARTLEEIPELYESAVREAVAAFGRGECFVEQYLDKPRHVETQCLADRHGNVVIVSTRDCSLQRRHQKLVEEAPAPFLTAEQNAELYRASKAILREAGYVGAGTCEFLVSQDGLISFLEVNTRLQVEHPVSEEVTGIDLVREMFRIADGEELGYDDPEIRGHSIEFRINGEDPGRGFLPAPGTVSLFAPPSGPGVRLDAGVETGSVIGPAWDSLLAKLIVTGATRQQALQRAARALEEFKVEGMATAIPFHRAVVTDPAFAPEVHGSDTPFTVYTRWIETEFQNTIPPFAGAGAEGDEAEGRETVVVEVGGKRIEVSLPSSLGVASAPAAGGGTKVAKRRVGAKKAGSAVSGDTLASPMQGTIVKVAVEEGQVVAEGELIVVLEAMKMEQPLNAHKAGTIVGLKAEVGASVSSGAALCEIKDN